A stretch of the Lolium perenne isolate Kyuss_39 chromosome 3, Kyuss_2.0, whole genome shotgun sequence genome encodes the following:
- the LOC127338674 gene encoding two-component response regulator ORR42-like yields the protein MTSYDEGSPVKALIVEDSAVETRVHSAILRKFQCEITTAKNGKEAVQLFLEGKKFDIIFCDKDMPVMSGPEAIEKIRALGEIHVKIVGVSVGDNAQEAFMRVGADEFLPKPMDIDVVGAIIQEVIKKKKNNNMV from the exons ATGACATCATACGATGAAGGATCCCCGGTTAAGGCACTTATTGTTGAGGATTCGGCTGTTGAGACCAGGGTTCACTCCGCCATACTGCGTAAGTTCCAATGTGAGATTACTACCGCTAAGAATGGGAAAGAAGCAGTGCAACTATTCCTCGAGGGGAAGAAGTTTGACATTATTTTTTGTGACAAGGACATGCCCGTAATGTCTGGGCCTGAG GCAATTGAGAAGATCCGTGCTTTGGGAGAAATTCATGTGAAGATTGTTGGAGTATCAGTTGGTGATAATGCCCAAGAGGCGTTCATGAGGGTCGGCGCTGATGAATTTTTGCCCAAACCAATGGACATTGATGTTGTCGGGGCTATAATTCAGGAGGtcatcaagaagaagaagaataacaaCATGGTCTAA